From Chloroflexota bacterium, one genomic window encodes:
- a CDS encoding GxxExxY protein: MMHAVETINPVFLAQLLTQLKLTGKRLGFLINFNVPLIKHGIKRVIL; encoded by the coding sequence ATGATGCACGCGGTGGAAACGATAAATCCGGTATTCTTGGCTCAACTCCTGACTCAGTTGAAATTGACTGGAAAGCGACTTGGCTTTCTGATCAACTTCAACGTGCCATTGATCAAACATGGCATCAAGCGAGTGATTTTGTGA
- a CDS encoding 2-oxoacid:acceptor oxidoreductase family protein, with the protein MPRWGVKREEIRLSGFGGQGIILAGHIIGKAVTIYEGRYATLTQSYGPESRGGACSAQLILGDEPILYPRLIQPQILVMMSQEAYHKYRDEMVDGVTVLIDSDLVHTDDLPPGVRLLGIPATRFAEELGRRIVSNVVMLGFFAAVTDVVSKEALLRAVLDSVKKGTEDLNTRAFERGYEYGRELLAGAAT; encoded by the coding sequence ATGCCGAGGTGGGGCGTGAAACGCGAGGAGATCCGGCTGAGTGGCTTCGGCGGGCAGGGCATCATCCTGGCCGGGCACATCATTGGCAAGGCGGTTACCATCTACGAGGGTCGGTACGCTACACTGACCCAGAGTTACGGCCCAGAGTCGCGGGGCGGGGCTTGCAGCGCCCAACTCATACTCGGCGACGAGCCTATCCTGTACCCGCGCCTGATCCAACCGCAAATCCTGGTGATGATGTCGCAGGAGGCCTATCACAAGTACCGCGACGAGATGGTGGACGGGGTTACAGTGCTCATTGATTCTGATCTGGTGCATACGGATGACCTGCCGCCGGGGGTACGGCTCTTGGGCATACCGGCGACCCGTTTCGCTGAGGAGTTGGGACGGCGTATCGTGTCCAATGTGGTGATGTTAGGCTTCTTCGCCGCGGTAACCGATGTGGTGTCGAAGGAGGCGCTATTGAGAGCCGTCCTGGACTCGGTGAAGAAGGGCACCGAGGACCTGAATACCCGCGCCTTCGAGCGGGGGTATGAATATGGCAGGGAATTGCTGGCGGGAGCAGCGACCTGA
- a CDS encoding hydrogenase iron-sulfur subunit, with product MKVAVFICNWGAYSALEAAGRERLSLPDGLHFLKMPCLGRLHPGLVLRAFEYGADGVLLVGCPEGECHYRTGSDRATDFFAQMRALANLLGLGESRLRFVRVGVGQGVDLASQVEDFVAGLKATLEVGQ from the coding sequence TTGAAAGTCGCGGTGTTTATCTGCAATTGGGGAGCGTACAGCGCGTTGGAGGCAGCAGGGCGGGAGCGATTGAGCCTACCAGACGGTTTGCATTTCCTGAAGATGCCCTGCCTGGGGCGGCTTCATCCCGGCTTAGTGCTGCGCGCTTTCGAGTACGGAGCCGATGGGGTCCTGCTGGTTGGCTGCCCGGAAGGGGAATGCCACTATCGCACTGGCAGCGACCGAGCCACCGATTTCTTCGCCCAGATGCGTGCTCTGGCAAATCTGTTGGGCCTGGGCGAGTCGCGTTTGCGCTTCGTGCGCGTCGGTGTTGGGCAAGGGGTGGATCTCGCCAGCCAGGTGGAGGACTTTGTGGCCGGGCTGAAAGCGACGCTGGAGGTGGGGCAATGA
- the sucD gene encoding succinate--CoA ligase subunit alpha: MSILVDKDTRLIVQGITGREGEFHTRQMIEYGTNVVAGVTPGKGGATVVGVPVFDTVNEAVAATGANASIVYVPARFAPDAIYEAADAGLDLVVCITEGIPTLDMIRVCRYLEERRTRLVGPNCPGVITPGQCKVGIMPGHIHMPGRVGLVSRSGTLTYEVVWALTQKGLGQSTCVGIGGDPVIGSNFVDILALFEADPDTDAVVLIGEIGGTDEERAAEYIGQVMTKPVVAFIAGQTAPPGKRMGHAGAIIDGGMGTAESKIKALSEAGVRVAKHPLEITELVAAL, translated from the coding sequence ATGAGCATCCTGGTGGATAAAGACACGCGACTGATTGTGCAGGGCATCACCGGGCGCGAGGGCGAATTTCACACCCGGCAGATGATCGAGTATGGCACCAATGTGGTGGCAGGCGTCACGCCGGGGAAGGGCGGAGCGACCGTCGTCGGTGTGCCCGTGTTCGATACGGTGAACGAGGCCGTCGCCGCGACGGGCGCAAACGCCTCGATCGTGTACGTCCCCGCCCGCTTCGCTCCCGATGCCATCTACGAGGCCGCCGATGCAGGCTTGGATTTGGTGGTCTGTATCACCGAGGGCATCCCCACCTTGGATATGATCCGGGTGTGCCGCTACCTGGAAGAAAGGAGAACCAGGCTCGTTGGCCCGAACTGTCCGGGCGTCATCACCCCCGGACAGTGTAAGGTGGGCATCATGCCGGGTCACATCCATATGCCGGGCCGCGTGGGTCTGGTCTCGCGCAGCGGCACCCTCACCTACGAAGTGGTCTGGGCTCTCACCCAGAAGGGTCTGGGCCAATCCACCTGTGTGGGCATCGGCGGCGACCCGGTCATCGGCAGCAATTTCGTGGATATTCTGGCCCTCTTCGAGGCCGACCCGGATACCGATGCTGTGGTCCTGATCGGCGAAATCGGTGGCACCGATGAGGAACGGGCCGCCGAATACATCGGCCAGGTAATGACCAAGCCGGTGGTAGCGTTCATCGCCGGTCAAACCGCCCCGCCCGGCAAGCGTATGGGCCACGCCGGAGCGATCATTGACGGTGGCATGGGCACGGCGGAGAGCAAAATCAAAGCCCTTTCGGAGGCAGGAGTGCGAGTGGCCAAGCACCCTCTGGAAATCACCGAACTGGTCGCCGCGCTGTGA
- a CDS encoding 2-oxoacid:ferredoxin oxidoreductase subunit beta translates to MDTLLRQDRLPHIWCPGCGLGTMLGCFISALSKSRLDLDKVAVVSGIGCTGRAAGYLRLDSFHTTHGRAIPFATGLALANPALKVVVISGDGDLIAIGGNHFIHAARRNVNMTVICVNNFNYGMTGGQVGPTTPVEAITSTSPYGNYEHPFNIPYLAAASGAVYVARWTTLHVRRLERSIGEALAKDGFSVVEVIAPCPTQYGRANRLGTGLDELIYYREHSIIQHGADPRDADIKLGGDFIVGVFLNIEKPTFVQCRERVLREKVSLASHSVASNHQDTKAPRR, encoded by the coding sequence ATGGACACACTCTTGCGCCAGGACCGCCTGCCCCATATCTGGTGTCCGGGCTGTGGTTTGGGCACCATGCTTGGCTGTTTCATCAGTGCACTGAGCAAGTCGAGGCTCGACCTGGATAAGGTGGCCGTTGTATCGGGCATAGGCTGTACCGGGCGGGCGGCGGGTTATTTGCGCCTCGATTCTTTCCACACCACCCACGGCCGGGCGATCCCCTTCGCCACCGGGCTGGCACTGGCCAACCCGGCCCTCAAGGTGGTGGTGATTTCCGGCGATGGTGACCTGATCGCCATCGGCGGCAATCATTTCATCCACGCTGCCCGGCGTAACGTCAACATGACTGTCATCTGCGTGAACAATTTCAACTACGGTATGACTGGCGGCCAGGTGGGGCCCACTACCCCGGTGGAGGCTATCACTTCCACCTCCCCCTACGGTAACTACGAGCATCCGTTCAACATCCCGTACCTGGCAGCGGCGAGCGGCGCGGTGTATGTAGCCCGCTGGACAACCCTGCACGTCCGCCGGCTGGAGCGCTCCATCGGCGAGGCGCTGGCAAAGGATGGCTTCAGTGTGGTGGAGGTCATCGCCCCGTGTCCGACCCAGTATGGCCGAGCCAACAGGCTGGGCACTGGGCTGGACGAGTTGATCTACTATCGCGAGCACAGCATCATCCAGCACGGCGCAGACCCGCGCGATGCGGACATCAAACTGGGCGGGGATTTCATCGTCGGCGTCTTCCTGAACATCGAGAAGCCGACTTTTGTCCAATGCCGCGAGCGTGTGCTAAGGGAGAAAGTCTCTTTGGCTTCACATAGCGTTGCGTCTAACCACCAAGACACGAAGGCACCAAGGAGATGA
- a CDS encoding FAD-dependent oxidoreductase: MQGKTNGALVIGGTRAGVRAALRLARLGVPVTLVERAPFLQTDGATPDERADALALTAHPNAEVLTNAEVTQLDQRDGFYRVTLHLRPRYVRLDRCTACGDCLPVCPVTVPGTDHRAIYRPTADAVPSILAIAKEGQSPCANACPGGIHVQGYVNLIAEGRFAEALALIREAIPFPGICGRVCHHPCEANCRRTEVDSAISIRALKRFVADWERIAAGHDEQVELPPPTGYRVAVIGAGPAGLTVAERLARLGHTVTVFEAQPVPGGMLAVGIPSYRLPRHIIREEIARIERLGVEIRLNTPIGPGLTIDDLFAQGYHAVFIGVGAHSSHRLNIPGEDAAGVVHGLRLLRAIALSPAGVSERVAPTRRKWGAELTALIPKGRATKAVIIGGGNTAMDVARSLIRLGLREVRVLYRRSRAEMPAIPEEVEEAEHEGVPIDFLVAPTRVLAEDGRVVGLECVRMELGEPDASGRRRPVPIAGSEFTLDADLVIPAIGQSPDLSFLGEGHGIAITQEGTVDVDRATCMTSRPGVFAAGDAITQPVSVIDAIASGKGAAAAIDAYLRGEAVAPAVRMPEVPIARRELSAEDRVSIPRHAVPTIPMAKRVTTYAEVELGYDPETAVAEANRCLRCGPCSECLACVRVCRPAAIEHDAQEMYRELEPTVVIVADDVGVHSRAPLQGNGLYQIADDPRAADAVVGLALARLGRFISTPAQSPPMRGERLGVFLCQCGDEIAGVVDLDAVSAYAAGLPGVAHVEILPFACHTEGAEIIRQVLTERVDRAVLAACSCCALDQVCYSCTSQRLRCKGNLGSFGPLAGRLEFVNVREQCAWVHRESEEATASAKAIVAAAVARLRGLTVPVATGTWPSQEVLIAGVGQAADVCAQILRGRGLAVKRIAKLSSQPKATPYGVRVGEVIYAAVITSDGEHANGLPPVFVLNPTESPEVAGAATAVEVLSLLSAAPVSPVRAVVDPARCRACGTCAQVCPFAAIALGEDEKGRYHAVVNSLLCQGCGVCAAWCPSGAVSAGYISDRQLEGMLKAVLS, from the coding sequence ATGCAGGGGAAGACGAACGGGGCATTGGTGATCGGTGGCACCCGGGCTGGGGTGCGGGCGGCGTTGCGCCTGGCCCGCCTGGGCGTGCCCGTCACGCTCGTCGAGCGCGCGCCATTCCTGCAAACAGACGGCGCGACGCCAGACGAACGTGCCGACGCTTTGGCCCTCACCGCTCACCCGAACGCCGAGGTGCTGACCAACGCCGAAGTAACGCAGTTAGACCAGAGAGACGGGTTCTACCGCGTGACCCTGCATCTTCGCCCTCGTTACGTCCGGCTGGACCGTTGCACGGCGTGCGGCGATTGCCTGCCCGTCTGCCCGGTGACGGTCCCGGGAACCGACCACCGCGCGATCTATCGTCCCACTGCGGACGCTGTGCCCAGCATCCTCGCCATCGCCAAGGAGGGTCAGTCGCCATGCGCCAACGCCTGTCCCGGAGGCATCCACGTGCAGGGCTACGTCAATCTCATCGCCGAAGGGCGCTTCGCCGAAGCGTTGGCTCTCATCCGCGAAGCCATTCCCTTCCCGGGCATCTGCGGGCGGGTGTGCCATCACCCCTGTGAGGCCAACTGCCGCCGCACCGAGGTAGATTCAGCGATCTCCATCCGCGCTCTCAAGCGCTTCGTGGCCGATTGGGAGCGCATCGCGGCCGGCCACGACGAACAGGTCGAGTTGCCACCACCGACGGGTTACCGCGTGGCCGTCATCGGCGCCGGGCCGGCGGGTCTGACTGTGGCCGAACGCCTGGCCCGACTGGGCCATACAGTTACTGTCTTTGAGGCCCAGCCTGTGCCCGGCGGAATGCTCGCGGTGGGCATCCCCTCCTATCGCCTGCCGCGCCACATCATCCGCGAGGAAATCGCCCGCATCGAGCGACTGGGTGTAGAGATCCGCCTCAACACGCCCATCGGCCCCGGCTTGACCATAGACGACCTATTTGCCCAGGGCTATCACGCTGTCTTCATCGGCGTCGGCGCTCATTCCAGCCATCGCCTGAATATCCCCGGAGAAGATGCTGCCGGAGTGGTGCACGGCCTGCGACTTTTGCGAGCCATCGCGCTCTCTCCAGCGGGGGTATCGGAGCGCGTGGCCCCTACCAGGCGGAAGTGGGGGGCCGAATTGACGGCTCTCATCCCGAAGGGCCGGGCCACGAAGGCGGTGATCATCGGCGGCGGCAACACGGCGATGGACGTGGCTCGTTCGCTGATCCGCTTGGGCTTGCGGGAGGTGCGCGTCCTCTACCGCCGGTCTCGGGCAGAGATGCCCGCTATCCCCGAGGAGGTGGAGGAGGCCGAACACGAGGGCGTGCCCATCGATTTTCTGGTAGCGCCGACGCGCGTTTTGGCCGAAGACGGACGAGTGGTGGGACTGGAATGCGTGCGCATGGAATTGGGCGAGCCAGACGCAAGCGGCCGCCGTCGGCCGGTGCCTATCGCTGGGAGCGAGTTCACGTTGGACGCCGACTTGGTCATCCCGGCCATTGGTCAGTCGCCGGACCTCTCGTTCTTGGGCGAGGGTCACGGCATTGCTATCACACAAGAAGGCACAGTTGACGTGGATCGGGCGACCTGTATGACCAGCCGGCCCGGTGTGTTCGCCGCTGGTGACGCTATCACCCAGCCAGTTTCTGTGATCGATGCCATTGCCTCGGGGAAAGGGGCGGCTGCGGCGATAGACGCCTATCTGCGCGGCGAGGCCGTTGCCCCGGCTGTGAGGATGCCGGAGGTGCCTATCGCCCGACGGGAGTTGAGCGCTGAAGACCGCGTGTCCATCCCCCGCCACGCCGTGCCCACCATCCCTATGGCTAAGCGGGTGACAACCTACGCTGAGGTCGAACTGGGCTATGACCCCGAGACAGCAGTGGCCGAGGCCAATCGCTGCCTGCGCTGCGGACCCTGCTCCGAGTGCCTGGCCTGCGTCCGCGTCTGCCGGCCTGCTGCCATCGAGCACGATGCCCAGGAGATGTACCGCGAACTGGAGCCGACCGTGGTGATCGTGGCCGACGATGTAGGGGTGCACAGCCGTGCGCCCCTACAGGGCAATGGCCTCTATCAGATCGCTGACGACCCGCGGGCGGCCGATGCAGTCGTGGGTCTGGCACTGGCCAGGCTGGGGAGGTTTATTTCTACCCCGGCCCAGTCCCCGCCTATGAGGGGCGAACGGCTGGGTGTCTTCCTCTGCCAGTGTGGAGATGAGATCGCGGGCGTGGTGGACCTGGACGCGGTGAGCGCCTATGCCGCCGGTCTGCCTGGCGTGGCTCACGTGGAGATCCTACCATTTGCCTGCCACACGGAAGGGGCGGAGATCATCCGCCAGGTCCTCACGGAGAGAGTGGATCGGGCGGTGCTGGCAGCGTGCTCTTGCTGCGCCCTGGACCAGGTGTGCTACAGTTGCACATCGCAGCGACTGCGGTGTAAGGGCAACCTGGGCTCTTTTGGTCCCCTGGCCGGGAGATTAGAGTTCGTGAACGTGCGCGAGCAGTGCGCCTGGGTGCACCGGGAATCTGAGGAGGCCACTGCCAGCGCCAAGGCGATTGTGGCGGCTGCTGTGGCGCGGCTCAGGGGTCTGACTGTTCCGGTAGCCACGGGCACTTGGCCTTCACAAGAGGTCTTGATCGCGGGAGTGGGTCAGGCGGCGGATGTGTGTGCGCAGATATTGCGCGGGCGGGGCCTGGCTGTAAAGCGCATCGCCAAGTTATCGAGTCAGCCTAAGGCAACTCCCTACGGCGTGCGCGTGGGCGAGGTGATCTACGCCGCAGTAATTACCAGTGACGGAGAGCACGCGAATGGTCTGCCGCCGGTCTTCGTCCTAAATCCCACCGAATCGCCCGAGGTGGCTGGTGCGGCGACGGCGGTAGAGGTCCTGTCCCTGCTATCGGCTGCCCCAGTGTCGCCCGTGAGGGCAGTCGTAGATCCGGCGCGATGTCGGGCCTGTGGGACGTGCGCGCAAGTGTGTCCCTTCGCGGCCATTGCCCTGGGTGAAGACGAGAAGGGGAGATACCATGCCGTGGTGAACTCGTTGCTCTGCCAGGGGTGTGGGGTATGCGCGGCTTGGTGCCCATCGGGCGCAGTGAGCGCGGGATACATCTCGGATCGGCAATTGGAAGGGATGCTGAAGGCGGTTCTGAGTTGA
- the sucC gene encoding ADP-forming succinate--CoA ligase subunit beta — translation MREENRLKIHEYQAKRIFERYGIPIPKGQVATTPGEAWRIAKELGEPVAVKAQVLAGGRGKAGGVRIARDADEAEQLAKSILGMEIGGLSVKRVLVDEAVDIAREIYLGLVIDRGARRVVMMASGEGGIEIEEIARRWPEKIITQPIDPFIGLRDYQIRATAKGIGLSAEHLSAFSTTAQGLYNAFVDSDASLAEINPLVVTADNKLIALDAKMVLDDNALFRHRYLADMRDVDEENPAERAARVEGLSYVKLDGEVGCMVNGAGLAMATMDMTRLYGGSPANFLDIGGGARAEKVKAALRIILSDPNVKSVLFNIFGGITRCDEVARGIVEALRELETGSQPMPTVPMVARLVGTNEAEARQILAEANLITATTLAEAAEKAVKAARGELVV, via the coding sequence GTGCGGGAGGAAAACAGGTTGAAAATACACGAGTATCAGGCCAAGCGCATCTTCGAACGGTACGGTATACCTATCCCCAAAGGACAGGTGGCCACCACGCCCGGCGAAGCCTGGCGCATCGCCAAGGAACTGGGGGAACCGGTGGCAGTCAAGGCCCAGGTATTGGCTGGTGGGCGGGGCAAGGCAGGTGGCGTGAGGATCGCCCGAGACGCCGACGAGGCCGAGCAGTTAGCCAAGAGCATCCTGGGCATGGAAATTGGGGGCCTGTCGGTGAAGCGGGTGCTGGTAGATGAGGCAGTGGACATCGCCAGGGAAATCTACCTGGGTTTGGTGATTGACCGGGGGGCCAGGCGCGTGGTGATGATGGCCTCTGGCGAGGGCGGCATCGAGATCGAAGAGATCGCCCGCCGCTGGCCGGAGAAGATCATCACCCAGCCAATTGATCCCTTCATCGGCTTGCGCGACTACCAAATCCGGGCCACGGCCAAGGGCATCGGTTTGAGTGCAGAGCATCTGAGCGCCTTTTCCACAACCGCCCAGGGGCTCTACAACGCTTTCGTGGACAGCGATGCCTCGCTGGCAGAAATCAACCCGCTGGTAGTCACCGCGGACAACAAACTCATTGCTCTGGATGCCAAGATGGTGTTGGATGACAATGCCCTCTTCCGCCACCGCTATCTGGCCGATATGCGCGATGTGGATGAGGAAAACCCCGCCGAGCGTGCTGCCCGGGTGGAGGGCCTCAGTTACGTGAAATTGGACGGCGAGGTCGGCTGTATGGTCAACGGAGCGGGACTAGCCATGGCCACGATGGACATGACCAGGCTCTATGGTGGTTCCCCGGCCAATTTTCTGGACATCGGCGGCGGGGCTCGCGCCGAGAAAGTGAAGGCAGCGCTGAGGATCATTCTCTCAGACCCCAATGTGAAGTCGGTGCTATTCAACATTTTCGGGGGCATCACCCGCTGCGACGAGGTCGCGCGGGGCATCGTGGAGGCGTTGCGCGAATTGGAGACAGGTAGCCAACCCATGCCCACCGTGCCTATGGTAGCGCGGTTGGTGGGCACCAACGAGGCCGAGGCCCGCCAAATACTGGCGGAGGCGAATCTGATCACTGCGACCACCCTGGCCGAAGCAGCGGAGAAGGCGGTCAAGGCAGCGCGAGGGGAGTTGGTGGTATGA
- a CDS encoding transposase, producing the protein MPYDPQKHHRRSIRLRDYDYSQAGAYFVTLCTRNRECLFGDVVDGEMRLNEFGAAVEESWKWLAEQYEYVALDEWVIMPNHVHGIIWIVDDPGRGSSRTAPTMKRKPLGRLIGAFKTVSTKRINEMNGTPGAPVWQRNYYEHVIRSEAELNRIRRYIAANPWQWQWDGNNPVHIGRRQRH; encoded by the coding sequence ATGCCCTACGACCCCCAGAAACATCATCGCCGTTCCATTCGTCTGCGCGATTACGATTATTCGCAGGCCGGGGCGTATTTCGTCACCCTGTGCACGCGCAACCGGGAATGTCTGTTTGGCGATGTGGTGGATGGGGAAATGCGGTTGAATGAATTCGGCGCCGCCGTAGAGGAATCGTGGAAATGGCTGGCGGAACAATATGAATACGTCGCATTGGACGAATGGGTGATCATGCCCAACCATGTGCACGGCATCATTTGGATTGTGGATGATCCCGGTAGGGGCAGTTCGCGAACTGCCCCTACGATGAAACGCAAACCGTTGGGTCGTTTGATCGGGGCGTTTAAGACGGTGTCCACCAAACGGATAAACGAAATGAATGGCACGCCCGGTGCGCCGGTTTGGCAGCGCAATTATTACGAACACGTCATCCGATCCGAGGCCGAATTGAACCGCATCCGCCGGTATATTGCCGCCAACCCATGGCAATGGCAATGGGACGGGAACAACCCGGTGCACATTGGGCGGAGACAAAGACATTGA
- a CDS encoding GNAT family N-acetyltransferase gives MEGLRIRLATREDAEAIADLATQLWYPSQAEDIRRRWGSLSPTRERVYVAVADGAVVGFVHVALESTLLVDRVADLRALVVSERWRGRGIGRELMDVAEGWARKAGCSTIWVRTNIKRVQAHAFYEHLGYRRLKTSFVLTKEL, from the coding sequence ATGGAGGGTCTCAGGATTCGATTGGCCACCCGAGAGGATGCGGAGGCAATAGCCGACCTGGCGACACAACTATGGTATCCATCGCAGGCAGAGGATATCCGCCGGCGGTGGGGAAGCCTGTCCCCGACGAGAGAACGTGTCTATGTGGCTGTGGCGGATGGAGCGGTAGTTGGATTCGTCCATGTGGCACTGGAATCAACGCTCTTGGTGGACCGCGTCGCTGACCTGCGAGCGTTGGTGGTGAGCGAACGCTGGCGGGGGAGAGGCATCGGGCGAGAATTGATGGATGTCGCAGAGGGGTGGGCGCGGAAGGCCGGATGCTCCACCATCTGGGTGCGGACGAATATCAAGCGAGTCCAGGCTCATGCCTTTTACGAGCATCTCGGATATCGTCGGCTGAAGACCTCCTTCGTACTGACCAAAGAGTTGTGA
- a CDS encoding 2-oxoacid:acceptor oxidoreductase subunit alpha, with protein MSARGILSGEFFLNGDEACAEGAICAGCRFFAGYPITPATEVAERMAERLPEVGGIYIQMEDEMASMNAILGASWGGVKAMTSTSGPGFSLMMENLGLGIMTETPCVVVNIQRGGPSTGLPTLVGQGDMMQARWGSHGPYEIIALSPSSPQELFDLTIRAFNLSEKYRTPVLVMSDEAVGHMTEKVIIPPLEEIQVYPRRLAKVPPSEYLPYRPDPDGVPPMVNAGDGYRIHVTGLTHDERGYPEVDAETQDWLVRHLVDKIRRNRADIIQYVEEDTEGADVVVVGYGISARTALWPIELARKEGIRVGLLKLVTVWPFAEEKIRELAAHVSAFVIPEINMGQIALEVERCAAGKAATILVPHAGGSIHEPEPILDAIRRGARTAPPRR; from the coding sequence ATGAGCGCGCGCGGCATACTCAGCGGGGAATTTTTCCTGAATGGCGATGAGGCCTGCGCCGAAGGGGCGATCTGCGCCGGCTGTCGCTTTTTCGCCGGATACCCTATTACTCCCGCCACCGAAGTTGCCGAACGCATGGCCGAGCGCCTGCCGGAGGTGGGGGGCATCTACATCCAGATGGAAGATGAGATGGCCTCGATGAACGCCATCTTAGGGGCCTCATGGGGTGGGGTGAAGGCTATGACCAGCACTTCTGGCCCGGGCTTCAGCCTGATGATGGAGAACCTGGGCCTGGGCATCATGACCGAGACGCCCTGCGTGGTGGTCAACATCCAGCGCGGTGGCCCCTCCACAGGCCTGCCCACCCTGGTTGGTCAGGGCGATATGATGCAGGCCCGCTGGGGCTCCCATGGCCCCTATGAAATCATCGCCCTCTCCCCCAGTTCGCCCCAGGAACTCTTCGACCTCACCATCCGAGCCTTTAATCTCTCGGAGAAATACCGTACGCCGGTGCTGGTGATGTCCGATGAGGCGGTGGGCCACATGACAGAGAAGGTGATCATCCCCCCGTTGGAGGAGATCCAGGTTTACCCCCGCCGCTTGGCGAAGGTGCCGCCCAGTGAATACCTCCCTTACCGGCCTGACCCCGATGGTGTGCCACCGATGGTCAATGCCGGTGATGGCTACCGCATCCACGTCACTGGCCTGACCCACGACGAGCGGGGCTACCCAGAGGTGGATGCGGAGACGCAGGATTGGCTGGTGCGCCACTTGGTGGACAAGATTCGCCGTAACCGCGCCGACATCATCCAGTACGTCGAGGAAGATACCGAGGGTGCGGATGTGGTGGTTGTCGGATATGGGATCTCGGCAAGGACGGCGCTGTGGCCCATCGAACTGGCGCGGAAGGAAGGCATCCGCGTGGGTCTGCTCAAACTGGTGACGGTGTGGCCCTTCGCCGAAGAGAAAATACGCGAGTTGGCAGCCCATGTGAGTGCCTTCGTCATCCCAGAGATCAACATGGGCCAGATCGCGCTCGAGGTCGAGCGCTGCGCGGCGGGCAAAGCGGCAACCATTCTCGTGCCTCACGCGGGCGGCAGCATCCATGAGCCAGAACCCATCCTCGATGCCATCCGCCGCGGGGCGAGAACTGCACCGCCGAGGCGCTAA
- a CDS encoding 4Fe-4S binding protein, whose amino-acid sequence MAARYWRKPLDLGQIKAPHGRVYIIAERCKGCEFCVRFCPRQVLEMSDQSNSKGYHVPRVVNGDRCLSCGLCEMLCPEFAIYRVEEEGVVEAL is encoded by the coding sequence GTGGCAGCACGATACTGGCGGAAGCCATTAGACCTGGGCCAGATCAAAGCGCCGCACGGGCGCGTTTATATCATTGCTGAGCGTTGCAAGGGCTGCGAGTTCTGCGTGCGCTTTTGCCCGCGCCAGGTCCTGGAAATGTCAGACCAATCGAACTCCAAAGGCTATCACGTACCGCGGGTGGTGAACGGGGACCGGTGTCTGAGTTGCGGCCTATGCGAGATGCTGTGCCCCGAATTCGCCATCTACCGTGTGGAAGAGGAGGGGGTGGTGGAAGCGCTATGA